In the genome of bacterium, the window CTCAAGATCGCGTGCCAGCGCGATCGCCTGGGCCGCCGTGAACCGGCCGTGCATCTCGATCAACAGCTCGACGTCGGGTCCGACGGCGTCCCGTACCGCCTCGACGAGCGCGACGGATGTCATGTACTCGTCGCGCGTCAGCTCACCGGCGCCGGCGCCGAACGGGTCGAACTTCATCGCCCGGTATCCACGGTCGACGACCCGGCGGGCGGCCTGCGCGAACTCCTCCGGGGTGCGCGCCACTTGGTACCAGCCGTTCGCGTACGCTTTGATTCTGTCGCGGCACGCCCCACCGAGAAGCCGGTAGATCGGCTGGCCGAGGGCTTTGCCGATCATGTCCCAGCAGGCCATCTCCACGATGGCGAGCGCGGTCATTTCGGTCGCGCCCGGGATCTCGTAGTCGTCGCGCGTGATGCGTAGGACCAGATCCTCGACGTTGAACGGGTCGCTCCCCAGGACGTAGCGATGCGCGATGGCGTCGAGGTGGGCGGCAACGGCTTCCTCGCGGTTGACCGGGCGTGCTTCGCCGATCCCCTCGAGGCCATCGTCGGTTCGCAGACGGGCGAAGACGAAGTTCCGCCACGCAGACCCCATCACGTAGATCTTCAGGTCGGTGATCTTCACGGCGGCCTCTAGCGGGCTGTGGCGGTGGCGACCGCGGGGATGCCCAACCCCGCCGCCCCCCGGCTCGACGCGACGAGGTCCGGGGCGTACCGCCGGATCAGGTCCGTGCCCAGCTTGGCGCGCCGCACCCGCTCTCGTGTGAGGGCGATCGTCGTCGCCTCCAGGTGCGTACCACTCGGGTAAATGTTCGGGGCGTTCCGCAGGCCAAACTTGACATACACCGGCGCTGCGACGCGGATGATCTCTGGGATTTCGTAATGGCGAATGAATCCACCGAGGTCGTCCGGGGCCTCGACGTAAATGTCGAGCGGGATGTCCACCGCCTGGCGGATCGCGGCGATCTGCGCCAGCGTGAGATCGGTCGGGATGTTGTAGGTCCCCGCCCCAAGCCGCGCCATCACCGCAACGGCGGCGGGGTTCGCGCTGCCCATCATAACCGAGACTTTCAACACCAGGTCCCGCGGCAACTCGGACGCCCGGACCATTTCGGCAAGGACCCAGAGCAGGCCCTCGTCGGCAACCAGAACGCTGCGGATTCCCAGCGCGCACGCGCGCCGCACGTCCTCAACGGCATACACGAGCTGATCCGCGCCGCGGATGCGCGGCGCCACGGCGCGCCCGGCGGGCGAGGCCGCCGTCGCGCCGACGTCCCAGGCCGCGCGCGGCCCCACGAAGAGGCTCACCTCCATACCCCGGGCGCGGCCCAGGCCGGCCATCTCGGCGATCTCGTCGTCGGTCAGCAGCATGATCCCGCTGCCCTGCGACACGCGCTGGATCTCGACGCCGTGCAGGTCGGCCGCCCCGATGACCGCCCGCATCGCCTCGGGACCCTCGCAACTCGGGATCTCGATCCGGTATTGGGCGCCATCAGGAAACCGCTTGGCGGAGGTGGGCAACGCGTGCGCGTCGCCCATCGGAAGCCCTAGGCGAGATAGAAATGCGCGTGTCCGTTCCATCCTCTCCTTCACCCTCCAGACGTCTGCAGCACGCCACGGGCGGCGCGGGGCAGAAACCCGAGCCGGCGCGACACGTCCTGCGCCCCCTGCTTCACCAGCGCGGCCAGTTCCTCCCGCCGCTTCGGTCGCATCCTCGTGATCGGGACGGAGATGCTCATCGCCGCGGCCACCTGACCCTCGCGATCGTGCACCGGCGCGGCCACACAGCGGACGTCGATGTTGGATTCGCAGTCGTCAAATGCCAGACCGCGGACACGAATAACCGCCAACTCACGGCGCAGGCGGGGCAATGATGTGATGCTATTCGGGGTCATGGAGGCGAGTGACTTTGATCTGCCGTACCGGGCGATCAGCTCCCGCTCCGGTAGCCCCGAGAGGAGCATCTTCCCAACCGCAGTGCAGTGGGCCGGGAGCCGGCGTCCCACCGCCGAGACCATTCGGATCGCCTGCGTGCTGTCCACTTTGGCAATATACACGACCTCCGTCCCATCAAGGACAGCAAGATGCACGGTTTCATTGCACACCGCTGAGACCGCACGGGCCACCTGGCGGCCCTCCCGAGGCAAATCCAGGCCGGCCGCATACGCGCTCCCTAACTCGAACACCCGCAACCCAAGCACGAACTTGTGCGGCTGATCATCGAGCGCGCGCAGGTACCCTCGACAGACGAGCGTGCGGACCAGGTCGTGGGCGGTGCTCCGCGGAAACCCTAGACGCGCGGCCACTTCAGGCACGGACCATGGACGCGCCTCACTCAGAAAGGCCTCGAGAATATCAAACGCCCGGGTCACCGCAGGGACGAGTCTCGGCATGCGCGCCACCGGTCAGTCCTTCATCCCCGTCAGAGCCACACCCTGAATGATCTGGCGCTGTGCGAGAAAGAACACGATGATCAACGGCAGCGCGCTGACCGTCGCGCCCGCCATGACGATCCCGTACTCCACGCGGTACGATCCGAGCAGCCGGGCCAGGGCGACCGGCAGGGTCATCATTTCGTTGCTGCTGATCGCGATGAGCGGCCACGTGAATTCGTTCCAACTCCTTAGGAAGGTGAAGATCCCCAACGCTGCAAGCGCGGGCTTGACCAGCGGCAGGGCCACCCGGGTGAAGGTCATGAACGGTCCGGCGCCGTCGATCTTGGCCGCGTCCTGAAGATCGCGGGGCAACGCGAGGAAGAACTGGCGCATGAGGAAGACGCCGAAGGCCCGCGAGAGCCCGGGGAGGATCAGCGCGTGGTAGCTGTTCAGCCATCCCACCCCCTCGAACATCAGATACAGGGGGACGAGAGTAATCTGGAGAGGCACCATGAGGCTCGCGACGATGATCCCGAAGACCACGGCCCGCCCCCGGAACTGCAGCCGCGCCAGCGCATACCCCGCCATCGCATCGATGATCAGCGTGAAGAGCGTCTCGCCGGTTGCCACAACGGTGCTGTTGAAGAACGCCCGGGCGATGTTCGCCGTCCGGCTCGTTGTCAGCGCAGTCCCGAAGTTCTCGGTGGTGGGGTGGACGGGCAGCCACTGGATCGGCAGCCGGATGATCTCGGACTCGGGCTTGAGCCCCGTCAAAGCGATCCAGGCCAGCGGCAGGAGCCAGAGTGCCGCCAGGGCCAGCAGCAGCACGAACGTCACGGCGGGGAGGATCGGAACCTGCACCCTCACTCCGCGCACCCGAGGGACCCGATTGACCAAGACGGCCAAGTCGTCCTCCTAGTACTCGGTGTGACCCGACAAGAATCTGAACTGCGCCAGGCTGAAGACCAGGATGATCAAAAAGAGCACCCACGCCGCGGCTGATCCCTCGGCCATGCGCTGCTGCACGAACGCGGTCTCATAGACGTGTTGGATGACGGTGCGCGTGCTGTCACCGGGCCCCCCGTTGGTCATCACGTAGACTTGGCCGAAGATCTGGAACGACGCGATCACCTGGATGACGACGACGAACAGCATCGTCGGCCGCAGCAACGGCAGGGTGATCGCCCAAAACTGGCGCCACCCCTCGGCCCCATCCATCCGCGCGGCTTCGTACAAGTGCGAGGGAATGTCCTGCAGGCCGGCCAGGAACAGGACCATGTTGTAGCCGGACGTCCACCACACCGTCGCCAGGACGACGGCGGCCATGGCCAGGCCGGGATTCGCCAGCCACACGGGTGGGTGGACTCCCAACTGCTTGAGGTAGAAGTACACCGGGCCGAAGTTGGCGTCCAGCAGCCACCACCAGCAGATGCTGACCACGGAGACCGAGAGCGTGAACGGCAGAAAGAAGGCCCCGCGGAGGAAGTCCCGCAACAGCACCCCTCGGTTCAGCGCCACGGCGAGCAGGAGCGGGAGGGCGATGAGCACGGGTGTGCTCTCCAGCACGAATGCCACCGTATTCTTCACGCTGGTTTGGAACTTGGGATCGGTGAGGACATAGGAGAAATTCTCCCACCCGATCCAGTGGATGCGCACCGATCCGAGGCGGTAGTCGGTAAAGCTCAGGTACAGACCATAGACGGATGGCGCCACCATGAACACAAGGAAGGCCAGCACGTAGGGGGCGAGCATGAGGTGGGCGGTCCACGCCTCGTGTCTCCGCTCAGCGGACAGCACAGGGTGAACCGCGGCCGGCCGGGCCGCAGGAGGGACCGATCGGTCCGCGACGCTCGGCACTCTCACCCGAGACCCCTTCGTCGACTCACGGACTCCGCCGGCGCGCTAGACTCGAGCCCGCTTGATCTCCGCGTTCACCGCCTCGAGCGCCTCTTTCGGCGTCGCGTTTCCCAGGAAGATCTTCTCGAGAGCGACGGGCAGGGTGCTCTCCTCGACCA includes:
- a CDS encoding U32 family peptidase; translation: MERTRAFLSRLGLPMGDAHALPTSAKRFPDGAQYRIEIPSCEGPEAMRAVIGAADLHGVEIQRVSQGSGIMLLTDDEIAEMAGLGRARGMEVSLFVGPRAAWDVGATAASPAGRAVAPRIRGADQLVYAVEDVRRACALGIRSVLVADEGLLWVLAEMVRASELPRDLVLKVSVMMGSANPAAVAVMARLGAGTYNIPTDLTLAQIAAIRQAVDIPLDIYVEAPDDLGGFIRHYEIPEIIRVAAPVYVKFGLRNAPNIYPSGTHLEATTIALTRERVRRAKLGTDLIRRYAPDLVASSRGAAGLGIPAVATATAR
- a CDS encoding mandelate racemase/muconate lactonizing enzyme family protein codes for the protein MKITDLKIYVMGSAWRNFVFARLRTDDGLEGIGEARPVNREEAVAAHLDAIAHRYVLGSDPFNVEDLVLRITRDDYEIPGATEMTALAIVEMACWDMIGKALGQPIYRLLGGACRDRIKAYANGWYQVARTPEEFAQAARRVVDRGYRAMKFDPFGAGAGELTRDEYMTSVALVEAVRDAVGPDVELLIEMHGRFTAAQAIALARDLERFAPGWIEEPVPPDQPGALVRVSSHTAIPIATGERLHTRSAFRDLLALDAVDVLQPDLTHCGGLLETKKIAAMAEAHGVLLAPHNVGASVGTAAVLHLAACTPNLKIQEYFNDFAEPFVTEAAPGLPAVTDGYFPLPSGPGLGVTLNEEVLLAHPYRRQHFNLFSEDWQRRQSKTVS
- a CDS encoding carbohydrate ABC transporter permease — protein: MAVLVNRVPRVRGVRVQVPILPAVTFVLLLALAALWLLPLAWIALTGLKPESEIIRLPIQWLPVHPTTENFGTALTTSRTANIARAFFNSTVVATGETLFTLIIDAMAGYALARLQFRGRAVVFGIIVASLMVPLQITLVPLYLMFEGVGWLNSYHALILPGLSRAFGVFLMRQFFLALPRDLQDAAKIDGAGPFMTFTRVALPLVKPALAALGIFTFLRSWNEFTWPLIAISSNEMMTLPVALARLLGSYRVEYGIVMAGATVSALPLIIVFFLAQRQIIQGVALTGMKD
- a CDS encoding sugar ABC transporter permease; amino-acid sequence: MRVPSVADRSVPPAARPAAVHPVLSAERRHEAWTAHLMLAPYVLAFLVFMVAPSVYGLYLSFTDYRLGSVRIHWIGWENFSYVLTDPKFQTSVKNTVAFVLESTPVLIALPLLLAVALNRGVLLRDFLRGAFFLPFTLSVSVVSICWWWLLDANFGPVYFYLKQLGVHPPVWLANPGLAMAAVVLATVWWTSGYNMVLFLAGLQDIPSHLYEAARMDGAEGWRQFWAITLPLLRPTMLFVVVIQVIASFQIFGQVYVMTNGGPGDSTRTVIQHVYETAFVQQRMAEGSAAAWVLFLIILVFSLAQFRFLSGHTEY
- a CDS encoding IclR family transcriptional regulator, which translates into the protein MPRLVPAVTRAFDILEAFLSEARPWSVPEVAARLGFPRSTAHDLVRTLVCRGYLRALDDQPHKFVLGLRVFELGSAYAAGLDLPREGRQVARAVSAVCNETVHLAVLDGTEVVYIAKVDSTQAIRMVSAVGRRLPAHCTAVGKMLLSGLPERELIARYGRSKSLASMTPNSITSLPRLRRELAVIRVRGLAFDDCESNIDVRCVAAPVHDREGQVAAAMSISVPITRMRPKRREELAALVKQGAQDVSRRLGFLPRAARGVLQTSGG